Proteins from one Zonotrichia leucophrys gambelii isolate GWCS_2022_RI unplaced genomic scaffold, RI_Zleu_2.0 Scaffold_103_156682, whole genome shotgun sequence genomic window:
- the LOC135460807 gene encoding zinc finger protein 551-like, translated as MPRDTEAEQELSMESREDKSPGQQNLMEEAVLSDSLVQEANGVEKPWRCRTRRGCKRSWRGSEGERASLGQEGSLGLSQSSELVLHEQLHDGEKLHTCVECGMSFRWRSSLNRHKRTHSGERPHVCGECGKSFKLRSYLSIHQMIHTGEQPYECGECGMRFRSSSDRIRHQMIHTGERPYKCGQCGKSFMTSFSLIQHQVIHTGEQAYVCGECGKRFSWSSGLIRHQRSHTGERPYECDQCRKRFPTSSNLLLHQRTHTEERPFRCPDCGQGFRQNINLVRHRRIHTGERPHECEDCGKSFSRSSHLIRHQRTHTGERPHECGECGKSFTLRSSLICHQRIHTGERPYKCEECGKGFTQHSNLIYHQRSHTGERPYECPKCGKSFSQRSNLTQHQRRHR; from the exons atgcccCGAGACactgaggcag agcaggagctgagcatggagagcagggaggacaaatctccagggcagcagaacctcatggaagagGCCGTTTTGAGTGACTCCCTGGTGCAGGAAGCCAACGGGGTGGAAAAGCCGTGGAGATGCCGcacgaggaggggctgcaaacgcAGCTGGCGGGgatctgagggggaaagagccagcctgggccaggAAGGCAGCCTGGGATtgagccagagctcagagctggtgctccatgagcagctccatgatggggagaagctcCACACGTGTGTGGAATGTGGGATGAGCTTCAGGTGGCGGTCCAGCCTGAATCGCCACAAGAGGACCCACAGTGGAGAGAGGCCCCACGTATGTGGGGAATGTGGAAAGAGCTTTAAACTCAGGTCCTACCTGAGCAtccaccagatgatccacactggggaacagccctacgagtgtggggagtgtggaATGAGGTTCAGATCCAGCTCTGACCGGATCCGCCACCAAATGATTCACACTGGAGAACGGCCTTACAAGTGTGGGcaatgtgggaagagcttcatgACGAGCTTCAGTCTGATCCAGCACCAGgtgatccacactggggaacaAGCCTATgtgtgtggggaatgtgggaagaggttCAGTTGGAGCTCTGGCCTGATCAGGCACCAGAGGAGCCACACTGGGGAACGGCCCTATGAGTGTGATCaatgcaggaagaggtttccgaccagctccaatctcctcctgcaccagcgcacgcacacagaggagaggcccttccgctgccccgACTGCGGGCAGGGCTTCAGGCAGAATATCAATCTTGTCAGGCACCgacgcatccacactggggaaagaCCCCACGAGTGTGAGGATTGTGGAAAGAGCTTCAGCCGGAGCTCCCACCTGATCCGGCACCAgaggacccacactggggaaCGGCCCcacgagtgtggggagtgtgggaagagcttcacctTGCGCTCTAGCCTGATCTGTCACCAGCGCATACACACTGGGGAGCGGCCCTACAAGTGTgaggaatgtgggaagggcttcaccCAGCACTCTAACCTGATCTACCACCAGCGcagccacactggggagaggccctatgagtgtcccaagtgtgggaagagcttctcacAGCGCTCTAACTTGACCCAACATCAACGGAGGCACCGGTAA